The Bacillota bacterium genome segment CGTATTCGTGAGCAAGAACCAGACCGCCTACGAGATAATGAAAGATATCACGGCCAAGGAGAGTACCTCGCAGGTCCAAGGGGTTCCTTCCCATGTCTTCAATCCGGCCGAGAAAGCGATGGGCACCCTCTTTGACTTGTCACACCCTCTGGATGATCTCATGGAAATGCTCGCCATGGAATTCCGGGGGCAGACCATCACCGTGAGAAGCATTTTTAGAAGTCACAACGTGGGCAGGCGGTACATTCTTCAGAACTACAAGGACGCCCTCAAGACTCTGGAGGGAGAGGATAGGGTCAAGGCTAGCCCAGACTTAAGGCGAAGAAAGAAAGGCACACTAGCCGACTGGGTAGAGATTACATTTCCGGCGTGAAAGGAGGACAACACGGTTGTCGCTGAAGTCAAGCATTGAATGGACGGAAGCCACCTGGAATCCGCTCACCGGTTGCTCGAAGATCAGTGCAGGCTGCAAGCACTGCTATGCTGAACGTTTGGCCGTACGGCTAAAAGCTATGGGGAACCCGCATTATGCCAATGGCTTTACGTTGACTTTCCACGAGACTGCTCTTGACCTTCCTCTCACTTGGCGTAAGCCTCAGATGGTTTTCGTCAATTCAATGAGCGACCTGTTCCACGAAGACGTGCCTCTGAACTTCATCGAACGGGTATTTACGACCATGCGGAGAGCCGATTGGCACCGATTCCAGGTGCTGACGAAAAGATCGTCCCGTTTGGCCGAAGTGAGCCGGCTTCTCCCATGGCCGTCCAATGTCTGGATGGGTGTGACCGTGGAGGACGAAGCAGCCA includes the following:
- a CDS encoding phage Gp37/Gp68 family protein, encoding MSLKSSIEWTEATWNPLTGCSKISAGCKHCYAERLAVRLKAMGNPHYANGFTLTFHETALDLPLTWRKPQMVFVNSMSDLFHEDVPLNFIERVFTTMRRADWHRFQVLTKRSSRLAEVSRLLPWPSNVWMGVTVEDEAAKSRIDHLRQTPARVKFLSLEPLLGPLGKMNLEGIDWVIVGGESGPGARPMDSRWVTDIRNQCLSGGVPFFFKQWGGVNRKKSGREFEGRTWDEMPVCVATGQ